A window of the Deltaproteobacteria bacterium genome harbors these coding sequences:
- the rph gene encoding ribonuclease PH: MRSANRRADELRPITITPGFIRHRDGSVLIEVGDTRVICTATVEEQVPQFLRDTGRGWVTAEYGMLPGCGGTRIPREAVRGQVGGRTHEIQRLIGRSLRAVTNLAQLGTRTIWLDCDVIQADGGTRTAAITGAYVALALAVRSLRAQGKCGGEPLTGAVAAVSVGVVGDEVLLDLCYEEDSRADVDMNFVMTASGLYVEVQGTAESHPFSKAQLDRMAQLAWVGIEQLTCIQAEVLRAS, encoded by the coding sequence ATGCGCAGCGCTAACCGCCGAGCGGACGAATTGAGGCCAATTACCATTACGCCCGGGTTCATTCGCCATCGTGACGGCTCGGTGTTGATAGAAGTCGGTGACACAAGGGTGATTTGCACTGCTACGGTCGAGGAACAGGTGCCGCAGTTCCTGCGAGATACGGGGCGGGGCTGGGTTACTGCGGAGTACGGGATGCTGCCGGGTTGCGGCGGCACGCGCATTCCGCGTGAGGCAGTGCGAGGGCAGGTCGGCGGGCGCACCCATGAAATCCAGCGCCTCATTGGGCGCAGCCTGCGCGCAGTCACCAATCTGGCGCAGCTTGGCACGCGGACGATTTGGCTCGATTGCGATGTGATCCAAGCGGATGGCGGTACCCGCACCGCAGCCATCACCGGAGCATATGTGGCCTTGGCGCTTGCTGTGCGAAGTCTCAGGGCACAAGGGAAGTGTGGCGGTGAGCCGCTGACGGGAGCGGTTGCAGCGGTCAGTGTCGGTGTCGTTGGCGACGAGGTTCTGCTGGATCTGTGTTACGAGGAGGACAGCCGGGCTGACGTTGACATGAACTTTGTGATGACGGCAAGCGGACTGTATGTAGAAGTACAAGGCACGGCGGAGAGCCACCCGTTTAGCAAAGCACAGCTCGATCGAATGGCGCAGCTGGCGTGGGTTGGAATCGAGCAACTCACTTGCATACAGGCCGAAGTGCTGCGTGCGAGCTGA
- a CDS encoding sigma 54-interacting transcriptional regulator encodes MEAFTIKGCHPVMEKILSIAHKVATTDSTVLIMGESGTGKELVARYIHANSKRASNPFIAVNCGAIPSELLESEMFGHERGAFTGATGTRMGMFQLANGGTIFLDEVGEMTPPLQVKLLRVLQDREIRPVGADRTIKTDVRVIAASNRELGVEVEKGRFREDLFYRLQVIPLVIPPLRERRSDIPILVQFFLEKHNQKRQGPICRVSDEAMVHLWEYDWPGNVRELENLIERLVILSDDGMVHVQHLPSNIRSFISEKKIPRPTLTEEGIDLNQAVEEFEYRLIDEALRRTKGNKQAAARLLGLKRTTLVAKLRRKGTGGDAAEGYLI; translated from the coding sequence ATGGAAGCATTCACGATCAAAGGCTGCCACCCGGTGATGGAGAAGATTCTCAGCATCGCCCACAAGGTGGCTACCACCGACTCCACGGTGCTCATCATGGGCGAGAGCGGTACCGGCAAGGAGTTGGTTGCTCGCTACATCCACGCCAACAGCAAGCGCGCCAGCAACCCTTTCATTGCGGTCAACTGCGGCGCCATTCCGTCGGAGTTGCTCGAGTCGGAGATGTTCGGGCACGAGCGCGGCGCCTTCACCGGTGCCACCGGCACGCGCATGGGTATGTTCCAACTCGCCAACGGCGGCACGATCTTCCTTGATGAAGTCGGCGAAATGACCCCACCGCTGCAGGTCAAGCTGCTGCGCGTGTTGCAAGATCGCGAGATCCGGCCGGTCGGCGCGGACCGCACAATCAAGACCGACGTGCGGGTTATCGCCGCCAGCAATCGCGAACTCGGCGTCGAAGTCGAAAAGGGTCGCTTCCGTGAAGACCTCTTCTACCGCCTGCAGGTCATCCCGCTGGTGATTCCGCCCTTGCGGGAACGCCGCTCGGACATCCCGATCCTGGTGCAGTTCTTCCTCGAAAAGCACAACCAAAAGCGTCAAGGCCCGATCTGCCGCGTCTCCGATGAAGCAATGGTGCACTTGTGGGAGTACGATTGGCCCGGCAACGTCCGCGAGTTGGAAAACCTCATTGAACGACTGGTGATTTTGAGTGACGACGGCATGGTCCACGTGCAGCACCTGCCGTCGAACATCCGCTCCTTCATCTCGGAGAAGAAAATTCCGCGGCCGACCCTGACCGAAGAGGGTATCGACCTGAACCAGGCGGTGGAGGAATTCGAGTATCGCTTGATCGACGAGGCGCTGCGGCGCACGAAGGGCAACAAGCAAGCAGCGGCACGGCTGCTCGGGCTCAAGCGCACCACCCTGGTCGCCAAGTTGCGCCGCAAAGGCACCGGCGGTGACGCCGCTGAAGGCTACTTGATCTAG